The following coding sequences lie in one Musa acuminata AAA Group cultivar baxijiao chromosome BXJ3-1, Cavendish_Baxijiao_AAA, whole genome shotgun sequence genomic window:
- the LOC103985926 gene encoding uncharacterized protein LOC103985926, whose translation MRITMLRQVTSRNQRSKGFTMKNALQVCLLVVVCAWILYQIKHSHDKKKGYDERGSKVSYMRHPESNANFHRKELPYTGSSDAVTQTKIEGGTKDGDEDITQELKHKQVGNGDETNGRIEELRVVDNQTYEDASHKAREKSFTGDDASSEVVPTTPEVENQVASHAAEKGSLKDDVVSSSVDHVTESEDVGIRNLDENLMESVKKKDEEPKNEASESLERDLEGSDSGASEQLDFSEANNPDASLNVNQTWPLESEVRIPTPENRFQENTTRDEEPSTHIGQHPVLTTASAIDDQAELRPSSNNQMNLTTTKSASVSHNKSDLTQADPKEVNGATNWLHSVQGQNATTETGNIWEKSSFEYGQTNESEKSKTTNGPEEQERSSKTFSTPDGMAKTVSVESADTLLGMIMQEQEKAKSGNQDAAA comes from the coding sequence ATGAGGATCACCATGTTGAGGCAGGTAACAAGTAGGAACCAGAGATCCAAAGGGTTCACCATGAAAAATGCTCTTCAAGTGTGCCTGCTGGTCGTTGTTTGTGCCTGGATTCTCTACCAGATCAAGCATTCTCATGATAAGAAGAAGGGATACGATGAGAGGGGCTCGAAGGTCTCATACATGAGACACCCAGAGAGCAATGCTAATTTTCACAGGAAGGAGCTGCCTTACACGGGCAGTTCTGATGCTGTAACTCAGACCAAGATCGAGGGTGGTACAAAAGATGGAGATGAAGACATAACTCAAGAATTGAAGCACAAACAAGTTGGAAATGGAGATGAAACGAATGGTCGAATCGAAGAGCTGAGGGTTGTTGATAACCAAACGTATGAAGATGCATCTCATAAGGCTCGAGAAAAGAGTTTCACAGGGGATGATGCGTCCAGTGAGGTAGTCCCCACTACCCCTGAAGTAGAAAACCAAGTGGCTTCTCATGCGGCAGAAAAAGGAAGTCTCAAAGATGATGTTGTCTCCAGCTCTGTAGATCATGTTACCGAATCTGAAGATGTTGGTATCAGAAATTTGGATGAGAATCTTATGGAGAGTGTAAAGAAAAAGGATGAAGAGCCTAAAAATGAGGCTAGTGAATCACTTGAACGAGATTTAGAAGGCTCTGATTCAGGTGCTTCAGAACAGCTGGATTTTTCTGAAGCAAACAATCCAGATGCTAGTCTAAATGTAAATCAGACTTGGCCTTTAGAATCAGAGGTCAGAATTCCTACACCTGAGAACAGGTTTCAAGAAAATACGACGAGAGATGAGGAACCCAGTACTCACATCGGGCAGCACCCTGTTCTAACAACTGCAAGTGCCATCGATGATCAAGCAGAACTGAGACCGAGTTCGAATAATCAGATGAATTTAACAACCacaaaatctgcatcagtatCACACAACAAAAGTGATCTTACTCAGGCTGACCCGAAAGAGGTGAATGGAGCTACCAACTGGTTGCATTCAGTTCAAGGCCAAAATGCTACAACTGAGACAGGAAACATATGGGAAAAATCCAGCTTTGAGTATGGGCAGACAAACGAATCCGAGAAATCCAAGACTACCAACGGACCAGAGGAACAAGAAAGGAGCTCTAAAACATTCTCAACTCCAGATGGCATGGCAAAAACAGTTTCAGTAGAATCAGCTGACACATTGCTTGGTATGATCATGCAGGAACAAGAGAAGGCAAAGAGTGGAAATCAGGATGCAGCAGCGTAA